In Candidatus Polarisedimenticolia bacterium, one DNA window encodes the following:
- a CDS encoding DUF349 domain-containing protein, with the protein MADLNDPALLAEVARTDGDERVREEAVGVLHGLALEGDLDTAWAALEGLVERRHLVSVARSSVNEAVSREALERLQDPRALGSVARHGRHVGVCLAALRGIADAAELASVARKSDHSEVALAALDRIASLDPSSHEGTSLEDILAPVAERAKDKQAAKKARAMLASGRTERAAESSRPGTDRRRQIEICGRMEELAQSEGSSSLAAGIAEVREAWIDLLPDVDDDVAERFQQALHAARERLVRNQTELEERRKREQAEEEFAARNIAPRRALCEKLEQALPPQAEEALREARFEWDRLGFLATEEGEALQRRFDAAASACESRLGAWRSEQTAEKVQQEKEEARRQKEQRSEENRQRLSGLVAEGERLARAEKPSLKALTRAMKQIQSALDEPGPLASRSEQSALEKRIKAIQADLMPKFLEAKNREDWERWANTGVQEDLCAQAEALRGLDSPLEAARRFAPLQEQWNKASRASGDRAQDIWTRFKAIRDAIRTREEEFRQEQYSKKEALCAKAEALAESTDWIKTATELQALQSEWKTLGPSRPSRDRAIWERFRKACDTFFTRRKENLKQRRHEMAANREAKLSLCAQAEAQADSSDWQATAAALKKLQADWKAIGPVSRRESELLWQRFRAACDRFFERYKRRGDIEKAARTAELEALIAELEAHLPGGERAPAGPPEGLQHLLSSAVDRWKQASVPPRERTAELEDRFRDALDRLVLAYPESVRGSAWDVSENVRKLEELCGRVEKLATPGLPAVESGASPAERLAAHWVDAMAANTIGGGAKKDESKSRAAAEEARSAQALWQRAGYVPARLRADLTARFEQACRRILGDAEPKRPAEAARRTGDPARRPARRPETAAAPGSEPEAPPTSAAPEDEDAPAAQGGEPGGSSRFSPGDP; encoded by the coding sequence CTGGAGAGGCTGCAGGATCCGAGGGCCTTGGGTAGCGTGGCCCGACACGGCCGCCACGTCGGCGTCTGCCTGGCGGCGCTCCGGGGAATCGCCGACGCCGCGGAGCTGGCTTCGGTGGCCCGCAAGAGCGACCACTCCGAGGTCGCCCTCGCGGCGCTGGATCGGATCGCCTCCCTCGACCCTTCCTCCCACGAGGGCACCTCGCTCGAAGACATCCTGGCTCCGGTCGCCGAGCGGGCGAAAGACAAACAGGCCGCCAAGAAGGCGCGCGCCATGCTGGCCTCCGGCCGGACGGAGCGCGCCGCGGAATCGTCCCGCCCGGGCACCGACCGGCGCCGGCAAATCGAGATCTGCGGAAGGATGGAGGAGCTCGCGCAGTCGGAGGGGTCGAGCAGCCTCGCGGCCGGGATTGCCGAAGTACGGGAAGCCTGGATCGATCTCCTTCCCGACGTCGACGACGATGTCGCCGAGCGCTTTCAACAGGCGCTCCACGCCGCGCGGGAGCGGCTGGTCCGGAACCAGACGGAGCTCGAGGAGCGGCGCAAGCGCGAGCAGGCCGAGGAGGAGTTCGCCGCCCGGAACATCGCGCCGCGGCGGGCCCTGTGCGAAAAGCTCGAACAAGCCCTCCCGCCGCAGGCCGAAGAGGCGCTCCGCGAGGCCCGCTTCGAATGGGATCGTCTCGGCTTCCTGGCGACCGAGGAGGGCGAGGCGCTGCAGCGGCGCTTCGACGCCGCGGCGAGCGCCTGCGAATCCCGCCTGGGCGCGTGGCGATCGGAGCAAACGGCGGAGAAGGTGCAGCAAGAGAAGGAAGAGGCGCGCCGGCAGAAGGAGCAGCGCAGCGAGGAGAACCGGCAGAGACTGTCGGGTCTCGTCGCGGAGGGGGAAAGGCTGGCCCGCGCCGAGAAACCTTCCCTCAAGGCGCTGACCCGCGCCATGAAGCAGATCCAGTCTGCCCTGGACGAGCCCGGCCCGCTCGCCTCGCGCTCCGAGCAGTCCGCCCTCGAGAAGCGGATCAAGGCGATCCAGGCCGATCTCATGCCGAAGTTCCTCGAGGCGAAGAACCGCGAGGACTGGGAGCGCTGGGCCAATACCGGCGTCCAGGAGGATCTCTGCGCGCAGGCGGAAGCGTTGCGCGGGCTCGACTCGCCGCTGGAGGCGGCCCGCCGGTTCGCGCCGCTCCAGGAGCAATGGAACAAGGCGAGCCGCGCGTCCGGAGACCGGGCCCAGGACATCTGGACGCGCTTCAAGGCGATCCGGGACGCGATCCGGACCCGCGAAGAGGAGTTCCGGCAGGAGCAGTATTCCAAGAAAGAGGCGCTGTGCGCCAAGGCGGAGGCGCTCGCGGAGTCGACCGACTGGATCAAGACGGCCACGGAGCTCCAGGCCCTGCAGTCGGAATGGAAGACCCTGGGACCCTCGCGGCCTTCCCGGGACCGGGCGATTTGGGAGCGTTTCCGCAAGGCCTGCGACACTTTCTTCACCCGCCGCAAGGAGAACCTGAAGCAGCGCCGGCACGAGATGGCCGCGAACCGGGAAGCGAAGCTGTCGCTGTGCGCCCAGGCCGAGGCGCAGGCCGATTCGTCCGACTGGCAGGCGACGGCCGCGGCCCTCAAGAAGCTGCAAGCCGACTGGAAGGCGATCGGGCCGGTCAGCCGCAGGGAGTCCGAGCTTCTCTGGCAGCGATTCCGCGCGGCGTGCGATCGGTTCTTCGAGCGCTACAAGCGGCGCGGCGACATCGAAAAAGCGGCCCGGACGGCCGAGCTCGAGGCCCTCATCGCGGAGCTCGAAGCGCACCTTCCCGGAGGAGAGCGCGCGCCGGCCGGCCCTCCCGAGGGGCTTCAGCATCTCCTGAGCTCCGCTGTGGATCGCTGGAAGCAGGCGAGCGTCCCGCCCCGGGAGAGGACCGCCGAGCTGGAGGATCGCTTCCGCGACGCCCTGGATCGCCTCGTGCTCGCCTATCCCGAGTCGGTGCGCGGCTCGGCGTGGGACGTGAGCGAAAACGTCCGGAAGCTGGAGGAGCTCTGCGGGCGCGTGGAGAAGCTCGCGACGCCGGGCCTGCCGGCCGTGGAAAGCGGCGCGTCGCCGGCCGAGCGGCTGGCGGCCCATTGGGTGGACGCCATGGCCGCCAACACGATTGGCGGAGGTGCGAAGAAGGACGAGTCGAAATCCCGGGCGGCCGCCGAGGAGGCCCGGAGTGCCCAGGCGCTCTGGCAGCGGGCCGGCTACGTCCCCGCCAGGCTTCGGGCCGATCTCACGGCCCGCTTCGAGCAGGCCTGCCGCCGCATTCTGGGAGACGCCGAGCCGAAGCGTCCCGCGGAGGCCGCCCGCCGCACGGGAGATCCAGCGCGCCGGCCGGCGCGCCGCCCCGAGACGGCCGCCGCCCCGGGCTCGGAGCCGGAGGCCCCGCCTACTTCAGCGGCACCAGAGGACGAGGACGCACCGGCGGCGCAGGGAGGAGAACCGGGGGGTTCTTCGCGATTCTCTCCAGGAGATCCTTGA